From the genome of Elusimicrobiota bacterium, one region includes:
- the surE gene encoding 5'/3'-nucleotidase SurE: MEILITNDDGIYAEGIYALASALKKLGNITVVAPDTQRSAVGHAITIVDPLRVSVARRNGKFFGYASSGTPADCVKLAIKTLMKKKPDLVVSGINLGANIGYNILYSGTVSGATEGALLGIPSLAVSLDTFTGPDFSAAAAFSVKIAASMKKRRLPAGTLLNVNVPAIKASKIKGVRITNQSRTSFNDWFDKRKDPHGQTYYWMDGDFKPKDSDASSDLNAVKAGYISVTPIQFDLTDYKFITALENWQL; the protein is encoded by the coding sequence ATGGAAATACTTATTACCAACGACGACGGAATTTACGCCGAGGGAATTTACGCCCTGGCCTCAGCCTTAAAAAAACTTGGGAATATAACGGTGGTGGCGCCCGACACTCAGCGCAGCGCCGTGGGCCACGCCATAACCATAGTCGACCCCTTGCGCGTGAGCGTGGCGCGCAGGAACGGCAAGTTTTTCGGCTACGCCTCCAGCGGCACGCCGGCTGACTGCGTAAAGCTGGCCATCAAGACCCTGATGAAGAAAAAGCCCGACTTGGTGGTTTCAGGCATAAACCTGGGAGCGAATATCGGCTACAATATCCTTTACTCCGGCACGGTTTCAGGCGCCACGGAGGGCGCGCTGCTTGGTATTCCTTCGCTTGCCGTTTCACTTGACACTTTTACCGGACCGGATTTTTCCGCGGCCGCCGCGTTTTCGGTTAAAATAGCGGCCTCCATGAAGAAACGCCGCCTGCCCGCGGGAACGCTTTTAAATGTGAATGTTCCCGCCATAAAGGCCTCAAAAATAAAAGGCGTACGCATTACCAACCAGAGCCGCACTTCCTTCAACGACTGGTTTGACAAGCGCAAGGACCCGCACGGGCAGACCTATTACTGGATGGACGGCGACTTTAAGCCGAAAGACTCCGACGCCTCAAGCGACCTCAACGCGGTGAAAGCCGGCTATATTTCAGTCACACCGATACAATTTGACCTTACAGATTATAAGTTTATCACGGCCCTGGAGAACTGGCAATTGTAA
- a CDS encoding CoA-binding protein: MDPEEYKLIAVVGVSGDASKYGHKIFRDLLKAGYPVKGVNPKGGFVLGSRLYSSLDEIEKKPDLVITVVPPEATVTVIEQCNKLGVKTVWMQPGSESPGALEKAALYGIKTITACFMAQKGVW, from the coding sequence ATGGATCCTGAAGAATATAAACTTATCGCGGTGGTGGGGGTATCCGGCGACGCTTCCAAATATGGCCACAAAATTTTCCGCGACCTGCTTAAAGCGGGCTACCCGGTTAAAGGCGTAAACCCGAAAGGCGGATTTGTGCTGGGCAGCCGGCTTTATTCGAGCCTTGACGAAATTGAAAAAAAACCGGACCTCGTAATAACCGTGGTCCCGCCCGAAGCGACGGTTACAGTAATTGAACAGTGCAACAAGCTGGGCGTAAAAACCGTGTGGATGCAGCCCGGCTCCGAATCGCCTGGCGCGCTTGAAAAAGCGGCGCTCTACGGTATCAAAACCATCACCGCCTGCTTCATGGCGCAAAAAGGCGTGTGGTAA
- a CDS encoding protein kinase: MRKIEPGDIVDGYRIVRKIGEGGMGSVYKGFDEKLSREVAIKFMLEHLVNEKSLKRFLREGSAIAKCDHPSIVRVYSCGEYEGAPYLVMEYVDGEPLSRFMDRAKILKDLAGQTEDLKKFGYIGTEAEDKKIPYFLRELKSCPLKDKNYPALVCALVGSVARALAEAHSRGVLHRDIKPSNILLNREGAVKLLDFGLSKSFGDPELTAAHQILGTLRYIAPESFGPDKNPLTPAGDIYSLGVVFYELLTLEHPFAAEDTASFMARIISGKFKPASKLNPSIPAGISRVIAKCLAINPAQRYQSAALLAEDLRSEAESGKKSPGTPLLDGIKVLFKAVASHKENSAEDAEDMAGVADGEYAAADIKMIEIITKSGDVAVRGCAGPNVKFSALDAGNSSGSLKAAVSPGVLSIISRNRTGVSVSAPENIAVKITAGSGDVELKERTAAVEVTTGSGDVALENVSGRLKARMGTGDLDGTISSNEAVVLSGAGDVTLSVGTTDAAGSNIDIKTGSGDVTLDFPEGTELAATLRSPGGDIKNELGTSPHAAMKVRVLSGAGDITLRKQHTSR; this comes from the coding sequence ATGCGTAAAATAGAACCGGGGGATATTGTGGACGGTTACCGCATCGTCCGGAAAATAGGCGAGGGCGGCATGGGTTCTGTGTACAAGGGTTTTGACGAAAAGCTCTCGCGCGAAGTGGCCATAAAATTCATGCTTGAGCATCTGGTCAATGAAAAAAGCCTGAAGCGTTTTCTGCGGGAAGGCAGCGCTATCGCCAAATGCGATCATCCCTCCATAGTGCGCGTTTACAGCTGCGGAGAATACGAGGGCGCGCCGTACCTGGTAATGGAGTATGTTGACGGCGAGCCTTTAAGCAGGTTCATGGACAGGGCGAAGATCCTCAAAGATCTGGCGGGACAGACGGAAGACCTTAAAAAGTTCGGCTATATCGGAACAGAGGCCGAAGATAAAAAAATACCGTATTTTTTGCGCGAACTGAAAAGCTGCCCTCTTAAAGACAAAAATTACCCGGCGCTGGTATGCGCGCTTGTGGGCAGCGTTGCGAGGGCGCTTGCCGAAGCCCATTCGCGCGGCGTTCTCCACCGCGACATAAAACCTTCCAACATACTTTTAAACAGGGAGGGGGCCGTTAAACTGCTGGATTTCGGCCTTTCCAAAAGTTTCGGGGATCCGGAACTGACCGCTGCGCATCAGATATTGGGCACTCTGCGCTACATTGCGCCTGAAAGTTTCGGCCCGGATAAAAACCCGCTTACGCCCGCCGGCGATATTTACAGCCTCGGCGTGGTATTTTATGAACTGCTTACCCTTGAGCATCCTTTTGCGGCGGAGGATACCGCCTCTTTCATGGCGAGAATTATTTCGGGAAAGTTCAAACCGGCCTCAAAACTGAATCCCTCCATACCCGCGGGGATAAGCAGGGTGATAGCAAAATGCCTCGCGATAAATCCGGCTCAGCGCTACCAAAGCGCGGCTTTATTGGCGGAAGATCTGCGTTCGGAGGCGGAGAGCGGAAAAAAATCCCCGGGTACGCCGCTGCTGGACGGCATTAAAGTTTTATTCAAGGCGGTTGCGTCTCACAAGGAAAACTCGGCGGAAGACGCTGAAGACATGGCCGGCGTTGCCGACGGAGAGTATGCCGCCGCGGATATAAAGATGATAGAGATCATAACAAAATCCGGCGACGTCGCGGTGCGCGGCTGCGCCGGGCCGAACGTAAAGTTTTCCGCTTTGGATGCCGGAAACAGCTCCGGCAGCCTTAAAGCGGCGGTTTCGCCGGGAGTTCTTAGTATTATTTCGCGCAATCGAACGGGTGTAAGCGTTTCAGCTCCGGAAAATATCGCCGTGAAAATAACTGCAGGCAGCGGTGATGTGGAGTTGAAGGAAAGAACCGCGGCTGTTGAGGTCACTACCGGCTCCGGCGACGTCGCTTTAGAGAATGTATCGGGCAGACTTAAGGCCCGCATGGGCACGGGCGATCTGGACGGGACGATATCGTCAAACGAGGCGGTTGTACTGTCCGGTGCGGGCGATGTAACCCTCTCTGTAGGCACGACGGATGCTGCCGGCTCTAACATAGATATTAAAACCGGCTCCGGAGACGTTACGCTTGACTTTCCCGAAGGCACCGAATTAGCCGCGACACTGAGAAGCCCCGGCGGCGACATAAAGAACGAATTAGGTACCTCGCCGCATGCGGCAATGAAGGTGAGGGTTTTATCAGGCGCCGGGGATATCACTCTCCGCAAACAGCACACTAGCCGATAA
- a CDS encoding ABC transporter permease, with protein sequence MINLNAIYALLLREAKIYFREKERIVSILVSPLLFLFVMGRGMVSGTSPVPGFTYQQFIFPGILAMVILFTSITYGLYIIWDKRLDFLKEVLAAPISRTTLFIGKALGGMLGAIIETFLLLIIGAFFILPLNPLKVALCLAASFPVSYMITNLGLTIGAKMKSMEGFGLIMSFLTWPLFFFSGALFDISKAAPYIKVISLFDPVTYSVDLLRIIMLGHGVFSAWADLGAILAFCLATTAIGVSAFGKLQQEK encoded by the coding sequence ATGATCAACCTCAACGCCATTTACGCTCTATTGCTTCGCGAGGCGAAGATCTATTTCAGAGAGAAAGAGCGCATCGTCTCCATCCTTGTCTCTCCTCTCCTCTTCCTGTTCGTGATGGGCCGCGGCATGGTTTCAGGAACCAGCCCCGTGCCGGGTTTTACCTACCAGCAGTTCATCTTCCCGGGGATACTTGCGATGGTTATATTATTTACGTCCATTACCTACGGGCTTTACATAATCTGGGACAAGCGGCTGGATTTTTTAAAAGAAGTCCTGGCGGCGCCCATTTCGCGGACCACTCTTTTCATAGGCAAGGCGCTGGGGGGGATGTTGGGCGCGATAATAGAGACCTTTCTTCTTCTTATTATCGGAGCCTTTTTCATACTGCCGCTGAATCCGCTGAAAGTTGCGTTGTGTCTGGCGGCTTCCTTCCCGGTCTCATACATGATAACCAACCTGGGCCTGACCATCGGGGCAAAGATGAAGTCCATGGAGGGCTTCGGGCTGATAATGAGCTTCCTGACCTGGCCGCTTTTTTTCTTCAGCGGCGCGCTGTTTGACATCTCCAAAGCCGCGCCTTATATAAAAGTGATAAGCCTTTTTGACCCGGTCACCTACTCAGTGGACCTCCTGCGCATCATCATGCTGGGGCATGGCGTATTCTCAGCCTGGGCAGACCTGGGTGCCATACTTGCCTTCTGTCTTGCCACTACCGCAATAGGCGTGTCCGCCTTCGGCAAACTCCAGCAGGAAAAATAA
- a CDS encoding ATP-binding cassette domain-containing protein, which produces MAAIKTDNLVKRFAEVTAVNGVSLEIPEGEVFGLLGPNGAGKTTLISMLATLVKPTSGSALVAGYDINRQPLAVRRQIGIVFQEPSVDDLLTGRENLYLHSMLYGIPRREITGKIDKMLALVKLSDRGDSFVKTYSGGMRRRLEIARGLIHSPKILFLDEPTLGLDPASRKAVWDHIRELKEAHNTTIILTTHYMEEADSLADRIGIIYSGKIIELDTPSALKKKVGQDLVFLTGAINEEALGKLPFVNSVEREDGHYKIGIVDSGKNLQALLNAGGHIDEVEVRRVTLDDVFLKFAGQQMSTDAEEHAESIFERIATVKAARK; this is translated from the coding sequence ATGGCCGCCATAAAAACCGACAATCTTGTGAAACGCTTCGCGGAAGTGACAGCCGTAAACGGCGTCAGCCTTGAGATACCGGAAGGTGAAGTGTTCGGCCTTTTGGGTCCGAACGGCGCCGGCAAAACCACCCTTATCAGCATGCTGGCGACGCTGGTAAAACCCACTTCCGGCTCCGCGCTCGTGGCCGGTTACGACATCAACCGCCAGCCGCTCGCCGTGCGCAGGCAGATAGGCATAGTGTTTCAGGAACCCAGCGTTGACGATCTGCTTACCGGCCGGGAGAATCTCTATCTCCACTCCATGCTTTACGGCATACCCCGGCGTGAAATAACCGGAAAGATAGACAAGATGCTGGCCCTGGTCAAATTAAGCGACCGGGGCGACAGCTTCGTAAAAACCTATTCCGGCGGTATGAGGCGGCGGCTTGAGATAGCGCGCGGCCTTATCCACAGCCCGAAAATACTTTTTTTGGACGAGCCCACGCTGGGCCTTGACCCGGCCAGCCGCAAAGCGGTATGGGACCATATCCGGGAGCTTAAAGAGGCGCACAACACCACAATCATACTCACCACCCATTACATGGAAGAGGCGGACAGCCTTGCCGACCGGATCGGCATCATCTACAGCGGAAAAATAATAGAACTGGACACGCCTTCCGCTTTAAAGAAAAAAGTCGGACAGGACCTGGTTTTTCTTACCGGCGCCATAAACGAAGAAGCTCTTGGAAAGCTTCCATTCGTCAACAGTGTGGAACGGGAAGACGGACATTACAAAATAGGCATTGTTGATTCGGGAAAGAATCTGCAGGCGCTCCTGAACGCGGGCGGGCATATAGATGAAGTGGAAGTGCGGCGCGTCACATTAGACGACGTCTTCCTTAAATTCGCCGGCCAGCAAATGAGCACGGACGCCGAAGAGCACGCCGAGAGCATTTTTGAAAGGATAGCGACAGTTAAAGCCGCGAGGAAATAG
- a CDS encoding clostripain-related cysteine peptidase yields the protein MMKSIAAFFCLVLFRGLPLLAAPANEFDLESLDASAIRSSAAVIPTPAPHFGGTPSGRFTHRWTPPQRFPLRFEKSAGPAAQPQCAALKDWTVMIFVNGKNNLETSALQDVNQMELVGTTAKVNIAVELGRMKGQKEGDDATDGDWTGARRYLIAKDNDLTHIASPVIEYRKKADMGSWKELANFVKWARVRFPARRYALIIWDHGNGWKPVDPANAPDFANISKGFSLDDDTGHEISTLQLGAALKDAGKVDLFMADGCNMQMASVAYEYRNYADVMVASEETEPGEVLRYAQFLGKLNERPEAGPEEVAGHIVRAYRDYFLGGGSTEEINVTQSAVRLGKLSELREKLDNWASLAIVSNEKEVFASAKKTCKAYDDPEYKDLYHFISLVTAATKNAALRDSGAGLLSFLKSEVVLENWGLDPNSNGMSIYVPDVYDPLYDKLAWSRDGVWDDFARLMATLPPSAPPATQAQKHHRR from the coding sequence ATGATGAAAAGCATAGCCGCTTTTTTTTGTCTTGTTCTGTTCCGGGGCCTGCCGCTTTTAGCCGCGCCCGCTAATGAATTCGATCTTGAGAGCCTGGACGCTTCCGCCATACGGTCGTCTGCCGCGGTAATTCCCACTCCTGCCCCGCACTTTGGCGGGACCCCTTCCGGCAGATTTACCCACAGGTGGACACCGCCACAGCGGTTTCCCCTACGCTTCGAAAAAAGTGCGGGGCCTGCCGCCCAGCCGCAGTGCGCGGCTTTGAAAGACTGGACCGTGATGATTTTTGTGAATGGAAAAAACAATCTGGAAACTTCAGCTCTGCAGGACGTCAACCAGATGGAACTGGTTGGTACCACCGCTAAGGTTAATATCGCGGTGGAGCTTGGACGCATGAAAGGGCAGAAAGAAGGCGACGACGCGACAGACGGAGACTGGACCGGCGCGCGCCGCTACCTGATAGCCAAAGACAATGATCTGACACATATCGCTTCACCCGTAATTGAGTACCGCAAGAAGGCCGACATGGGTTCCTGGAAAGAACTGGCGAATTTCGTGAAATGGGCCAGGGTCAGGTTCCCCGCCCGCCGTTACGCGCTTATCATCTGGGACCATGGCAACGGCTGGAAGCCTGTTGACCCTGCCAATGCCCCCGATTTTGCCAATATCAGCAAGGGCTTCTCGCTGGATGATGACACCGGGCATGAGATATCCACCCTTCAGCTCGGCGCCGCCCTGAAGGACGCCGGTAAAGTGGACTTGTTCATGGCCGATGGCTGCAATATGCAGATGGCTTCCGTAGCCTATGAATACCGTAATTACGCCGATGTTATGGTGGCCTCCGAGGAGACGGAACCCGGAGAGGTTTTGCGCTATGCCCAGTTCCTCGGGAAATTGAACGAACGGCCGGAGGCTGGTCCGGAAGAGGTGGCGGGCCATATCGTGCGCGCTTACAGGGATTATTTTTTAGGCGGCGGCAGCACCGAAGAAATCAATGTTACACAATCCGCGGTACGGCTCGGCAAATTGTCCGAATTGCGCGAAAAACTTGATAATTGGGCAAGCCTCGCGATAGTGTCAAATGAAAAAGAGGTTTTTGCTTCCGCGAAAAAAACCTGCAAGGCTTACGACGATCCGGAATACAAGGACCTATACCATTTTATCTCGCTGGTAACCGCGGCGACAAAGAACGCGGCGCTCCGCGACTCCGGCGCGGGCCTGTTGAGCTTCCTTAAGAGCGAAGTTGTTCTTGAAAACTGGGGCTTGGACCCGAACAGCAACGGGATGTCCATCTATGTGCCTGACGTTTATGATCCGCTTTACGACAAACTGGCCTGGTCCCGCGACGGTGTCTGGGACGATTTTGCCAGACTGATGGCTACCCTCCCCCCCTCGGCTCCACCCGCTACCCAGGCGCAAAAACACCACAGACGCTGA
- a CDS encoding oligosaccharide flippase family protein, with product MFSEIKKLGKESLVYGLSTVASRLLTFLLLPFYTHYLSPADYGVVAAVFSYIAFFNILCQYGLDQAYMRHYEEREKAFPSAFWGVAAVSFVITVVLCAGRQPLALAAGIGAGRGRLVAYSAIILFADALSAVPFADLRMAHKALKYALIRFSAVILNLLLNFWFIARSGWGIEGIFAANIVSSLFTLAIVLWPALPRLKLRLDMPVFRKMLSFALPLVPAGLGAMAVQVIDRPILLRLSGETTVGIYQANYRLGIFMMLVVSMFDQAWRPFFIERAKNPEAKPLFAGILTYFSMGSAWLVLALSFFIEDLVKIRVAGRTLIHPAYWPGLGIVPVVLWGYLFNGLYVNFLAPAVIAKKTGRIMAATLFGAALNIAANFLLIPPFGMLGAAWATFIAYFSMAVFMHQAGRKYYIVPYDYKRVAGVLGIAGVGACVVFLKPLIGPGAWLAVRLAALGAYSAAVFFLLLPDEQKAFKGLFDRISPPSAFSLKS from the coding sequence ATGTTCAGCGAAATTAAAAAGCTTGGCAAAGAATCGCTGGTTTACGGCCTGTCCACCGTGGCCTCGCGCCTGCTTACTTTCCTGCTGCTTCCTTTCTACACGCATTACCTCTCTCCCGCCGATTACGGCGTTGTGGCGGCTGTTTTTTCCTACATAGCTTTTTTCAACATTCTCTGCCAATACGGCCTTGACCAGGCCTATATGCGCCATTATGAGGAAAGGGAAAAAGCTTTCCCCTCGGCTTTTTGGGGCGTTGCCGCGGTTTCTTTTGTTATAACCGTTGTTCTTTGCGCCGGAAGGCAGCCCCTTGCCTTAGCGGCGGGCATTGGCGCAGGCCGCGGCCGCCTGGTAGCTTATTCCGCCATTATCCTTTTTGCCGACGCATTAAGCGCCGTGCCGTTCGCGGATCTCCGCATGGCCCATAAGGCGCTTAAATACGCCCTTATCAGGTTTTCAGCCGTGATATTGAATCTGCTTTTAAATTTCTGGTTCATCGCCCGCTCGGGCTGGGGCATTGAAGGCATTTTTGCCGCCAACATCGTTTCTTCGCTGTTTACGCTTGCAATTGTCCTTTGGCCGGCGCTCCCGCGCCTTAAATTACGCCTGGATATGCCGGTATTCCGCAAAATGCTTTCCTTTGCCCTGCCGCTTGTGCCGGCGGGACTCGGCGCCATGGCCGTGCAGGTTATAGACAGGCCCATACTTCTCCGCCTTTCGGGCGAGACCACGGTGGGCATTTATCAGGCCAATTACCGCCTTGGCATTTTCATGATGCTGGTGGTCAGCATGTTCGACCAGGCCTGGCGGCCTTTTTTTATAGAGCGCGCCAAAAACCCGGAGGCAAAACCGCTTTTTGCGGGAATTCTCACCTATTTTTCCATGGGTTCGGCCTGGCTGGTGCTCGCGCTGTCCTTTTTTATAGAAGACCTGGTAAAGATAAGAGTTGCGGGCCGCACGTTAATACACCCCGCCTATTGGCCGGGACTGGGTATTGTGCCGGTGGTTTTATGGGGATATCTGTTCAACGGACTTTATGTTAATTTTTTGGCCCCCGCCGTGATCGCAAAAAAAACCGGCCGGATAATGGCCGCCACTCTTTTTGGAGCGGCCTTGAATATCGCCGCCAATTTTCTGCTTATACCGCCTTTCGGCATGCTGGGGGCCGCCTGGGCGACATTTATCGCCTATTTTTCCATGGCGGTGTTCATGCACCAGGCCGGCAGAAAATATTATATTGTGCCTTATGATTATAAGCGCGTGGCCGGGGTTTTAGGCATAGCTGGCGTTGGCGCCTGTGTTGTCTTTCTGAAGCCTTTGATAGGGCCCGGCGCCTGGCTGGCCGTTCGTCTGGCGGCGCTTGGCGCTTATTCGGCCGCGGTTTTTTTCCTGCTCTTGCCGGATGAACAAAAGGCATTTAAAGGTCTTTTCGACAGGATTTCTCCGCCTTCAGCCTTCAGCCTTAAGTCTTAA
- the upp gene encoding uracil phosphoribosyltransferase, which yields MNKNIHISKHPLVLDKIARLRDKNTSAADFRRLTGETGLLLAHDALLNAKVKSVSVRTPIGVASARVLSHDIVFVAILRAGLGMIDGVTKLYPEAKLAHIGIYRDEETLKPVKYYVRLPRITKNSLVVVLDPMLATGGSAVEAVEILKSRGAEKICFIGLIAAKEGLRRLSSAYPGLPIYVGTVDAMLNENGYIVPGLGDAGDRMFGTN from the coding sequence ATGAATAAAAATATCCACATTTCAAAACATCCGCTTGTGCTGGATAAAATAGCCCGCTTGCGGGATAAGAACACCTCCGCAGCCGATTTCAGGCGGCTTACGGGCGAAACCGGACTGCTTCTGGCCCACGACGCGCTTTTAAACGCGAAAGTAAAAAGCGTGAGCGTGCGCACCCCGATCGGAGTGGCGTCGGCGCGGGTGCTTTCCCACGACATAGTTTTTGTGGCTATTTTAAGAGCGGGGCTGGGTATGATTGACGGGGTAACCAAGCTATATCCGGAAGCGAAACTCGCGCACATAGGCATTTACCGCGACGAGGAAACGCTGAAGCCTGTTAAATACTATGTCCGTCTTCCCAGGATAACAAAAAACAGCCTGGTGGTGGTGCTGGATCCCATGCTTGCCACGGGAGGCTCCGCCGTGGAAGCTGTGGAGATACTTAAATCCAGGGGCGCTGAAAAGATTTGTTTTATCGGCCTTATAGCGGCGAAAGAAGGATTGCGCCGGCTCTCGTCAGCTTATCCCGGCCTGCCGATCTATGTGGGCACGGTGGACGCAATGCTGAACGAAAACGGCTACATAGTTCCGGGCCTCGGCGACGCCGGGGACAGGATGTTCGGAACGAACTAG
- a CDS encoding alpha/beta hydrolase, whose translation MPEKAEHPLPLIIWIHGGAWKGGDKNTPLGIRFISRGYALASINYRLSGEAKFPAQINDCRAAVRYLRAHAREWGIHPDYIAVWGGSAGGHLVSLLGTTADIKNFDGKDSGPASVSPRVQAVVDWYGPSDAQMPGMFNSSVFKDLIGGSPEEYKEKALLASPILYVSSNSAPFLIMHGEQDHTVSIQHSVRLYEALKKAGVEATYKPIPGAGHGGKEFTKTENLKVIMDFFDRHLMRPILRQMKKQ comes from the coding sequence TTGCCGGAAAAAGCGGAACATCCCCTGCCGCTGATAATCTGGATCCACGGCGGCGCCTGGAAGGGCGGCGACAAAAATACGCCTTTGGGGATCCGCTTTATCAGCCGCGGCTACGCTTTAGCCAGCATCAACTACAGGCTAAGCGGCGAAGCGAAATTTCCTGCCCAAATCAACGACTGCCGCGCTGCCGTGCGCTACCTTAGAGCTCATGCGCGGGAATGGGGCATTCACCCTGACTATATAGCCGTTTGGGGAGGTTCAGCCGGAGGGCATCTCGTATCCCTGCTTGGGACAACCGCCGATATCAAGAACTTTGACGGCAAAGATAGCGGGCCGGCAAGCGTTTCGCCGCGCGTGCAAGCCGTAGTAGATTGGTACGGTCCCAGCGATGCGCAAATGCCCGGCATGTTCAACTCATCCGTGTTCAAGGATTTAATAGGCGGATCGCCGGAGGAATACAAAGAAAAAGCTCTTCTCGCCAGCCCCATTCTTTATGTCAGCAGCAATTCCGCGCCATTTTTAATTATGCACGGAGAACAGGATCATACGGTCTCCATACAACACAGCGTGCGGCTATATGAAGCTTTGAAAAAAGCCGGCGTGGAAGCGACTTACAAACCTATTCCCGGCGCGGGGCACGGCGGCAAAGAATTTACTAAAACCGAAAACCTGAAAGTCATTATGGATTTTTTTGACCGGCACCTGATGCGACCCATACTTAGGCAAATGAAAAAGCAATAA
- a CDS encoding Crp/Fnr family transcriptional regulator produces MENTAKKQITNCADCGFLSACFASKLEPEAAKLWNAMKAARHLKDGEEIYGAAQKPAGFFVVCKGRAKVFSTDARGQQMINWIRHPGELFGHIAFFSGNPYSCNARAMGDTILSFFSEKAMDNFLASNPKTYRLFLRKLAEETHGLQKKLNDTAYQPAKGKVAKTLLKAVSFKSKDTAAPAIYGLKRTEIAEITGLALETVVRILAEFEKKNWIKRETKSIKILDHAALSKIANPHFNTGK; encoded by the coding sequence ATGGAAAATACAGCAAAAAAACAAATAACGAATTGCGCGGATTGCGGCTTTCTTTCCGCCTGTTTCGCCAGCAAGCTTGAACCTGAGGCCGCAAAACTCTGGAACGCCATGAAAGCCGCCCGACATCTGAAAGACGGCGAGGAAATTTACGGAGCGGCCCAGAAACCCGCCGGGTTTTTCGTGGTTTGCAAAGGCCGGGCCAAAGTGTTTTCAACCGACGCCAGGGGCCAGCAGATGATAAACTGGATACGCCACCCGGGGGAGCTTTTCGGCCACATAGCTTTTTTCTCAGGCAATCCGTATTCCTGCAACGCCAGGGCGATGGGCGACACCATCCTTTCTTTTTTCAGCGAGAAAGCCATGGATAATTTTCTGGCCTCCAACCCGAAGACCTACAGGCTTTTTTTGCGGAAGCTGGCCGAAGAAACTCATGGCCTGCAGAAAAAATTGAACGACACCGCCTACCAGCCTGCCAAAGGCAAGGTGGCAAAAACCCTGCTTAAAGCGGTTTCATTCAAAAGCAAGGATACCGCCGCTCCCGCCATCTACGGCCTTAAGCGCACGGAAATAGCCGAAATAACCGGCCTGGCTCTGGAAACAGTGGTCCGGATACTGGCTGAGTTTGAAAAAAAGAATTGGATAAAACGGGAAACCAAATCCATAAAAATACTGGACCACGCAGCCCTTTCAAAGATAGCCAATCCGCATTTCAACACCGGCAAATAA
- a CDS encoding protein-L-isoaspartate(D-aspartate) O-methyltransferase, whose translation MFRHILGPKYEEFQTFLRAKMVEDQIMRRGIKDAEVLAAMRRVKRHLFAPEDLRTRAYEDYPLPISNGQTISQPYIVALMMELLGLKAGQKVLEIGTGSGYQAACLSELGCAVYSVEISPSLSKTAGLTLKRLGYPAVNIQTVDGREGWPEYAPYDGIIAACAADSAPPSLLNQLKTGGRLVIPIGPEAAQTLKVFEKTAAGFKESDIAPVRFVPMTGSAGKELTE comes from the coding sequence ATGTTCCGACATATACTCGGCCCGAAATACGAAGAATTTCAAACCTTTTTACGCGCAAAAATGGTTGAGGACCAGATAATGCGGCGGGGGATAAAAGACGCTGAAGTGCTTGCCGCCATGCGCAGGGTAAAACGGCATTTGTTCGCGCCGGAAGACCTGCGCACCCGCGCTTACGAGGATTACCCGCTCCCCATATCAAACGGGCAAACCATCTCGCAGCCCTACATTGTGGCGCTGATGATGGAGTTGTTGGGGCTGAAAGCGGGCCAAAAAGTCCTGGAAATAGGCACCGGCTCCGGCTATCAGGCCGCGTGCCTGAGCGAGCTTGGGTGTGCAGTCTACAGCGTGGAAATTTCGCCTTCTCTTTCAAAGACCGCCGGCCTGACATTAAAAAGGCTCGGCTACCCCGCTGTGAATATTCAAACCGTCGACGGGCGCGAGGGCTGGCCGGAGTACGCGCCATATGACGGGATAATCGCCGCCTGCGCCGCTGACTCGGCTCCGCCAAGTCTTTTAAACCAGCTTAAAACAGGCGGGCGCCTTGTAATACCCATAGGCCCCGAAGCGGCGCAGACGCTTAAGGTGTTTGAGAAAACAGCCGCGGGTTTTAAAGAAAGCGATATAGCCCCGGTCCGGTTCGTGCCGATGACCGGGTCCGCGGGGAAAGAATTAACTGAGTAG